Part of the Natrinema caseinilyticum genome is shown below.
CCGCCTCGGTGACGAGGGACAGGGCTGGGAGATACTCACCGACCACTTCGCGAACGAACGAACCCAGATCTCGGCCGCGATGGTCGGCAACGCCCAGACGGTGGTCGATACGGCGCTCGAGTACGCGATGGACCGCGAACAGTTCGGCACCTCGATCTCGGACTTCCAGACCATCAAACACCGGCTCGCGGACATGCAAACGGAGGTCGACGCCGCACGTCAGCTGGTGTACACGACGGCGGAACGCATCGACGACGGCGATCGTCCGACCCGCCTCGCCGCACAGGCGAAGCTCAAGGCCAGCGAGACGTTCCAGACGGTCGCCCAGCAGGGAATGCAGATCATGGGCGGCGCCGGCTTCCTCCCCGAGAACGATATGGAACGCTACTGGCGCGAGGGGAAGATATCCACCATCGGTGGCGGAACCAGCGAGATCCAGCGCTCGATCATCGCCAGCGATATGATGGAGAACCGATGACTCGCCGTCCCGTCGCACAGCGCGGGACCGAACGACGACGGGGCGGCCCGCGTTCGACCGCCACGACGCGAGCCGACTCGGAGACGAAACGCACACCCGACTCGGTACGACCACCCAATGACCACTACTGAATCCACATCGCAACTCCCGTTGTCCGGCATCACAGTCGTAGAACTCGGCAATCTCGTCGCGGCTCCCTTCGCGGGGCTCATGCTCGGCGACCTCGGCGCCGACGTGATCAAAGTCGAGCGACCGGGGACCGGCGACATGATCCGCCAGTCCGGCGACTCCGGCGACGCCATTTTCACGGCGCTCAACCGCAACAAACGGAGCGTGGCGATCGACCTCCAGACCGACGCCGGACGCGAGGCCTACCTCGAGCTCGTCTCGCGGGCCGATATCGTGATCGAGAACCTCCGGTCGGGAGTCACCGACCGGCTCGGTATCGGGTACGACGATCTAAGCGAGGAGCGCGACGACCTGATTTACGTCTCGATCGGCGGGTTCCTGCAGGGCGGCCCGTACGAGGATCGACCGGGAATGGACGTCGTCGGGCAGGCCATGTCGGGAATGATGCGGATGACCGGATTTCCGGGCGACAAACCGCTTCGAGGCGGGACGTCGATAATCGACATCGGAACAGGCGTCTACGGCGCGTTCGGGGCGATGCTGGCCCTGTGGATGCGAGAAGCGACCGGCACGGGACAGAAGATCGACGCCGGGCTCTTCGAAACGGCTTCGCACTGGACGCACTACTGGACCATCTTCTCACAACTGTTCGGCGACCACCCGCCGCTTGGCACCTCCCACCCCGCGTTCGGCCTCTACGACGTGTTCGAGACCGAGCCCGACGAGTGGCTGTTCGTCGGCGTCATCACCAAGCGCCACTGGCCGGCGTTCTGTGAAGCCATCGACGCACCAGCGTTGCTCGAGGACGACCGCTTCGGAACCAACGAGAAGCGACAGGAGAACGACGAGGTCCTCTACGACCTGATTCAGGAGGCCCTGCGGGGCCGGGATCGGTCGGCGATCGTCGAGGCGCTCCTCGACGGCGGCGTCCCGGCCGCGCCCATCAACCATCCGTCCGAACTGCTCGACGACCCGCACCTGGACGCGCTCGACCTCCTCGTCGAGACGCAGTCGGGGACCGACGCCGACGTTCAGGCGATGCTCACCCCGCTGACGGGCACGGATATCGACGTCTCACACCGCCGCGATCCGCCGTCGCTCGGCGAGAATACGGCGGCCGTGTTCGAATCGTTCGGGTTGGGCGACCGATACGCCGACCTCGAGGCGGACGGCGCGTTCGGCGATGCATCGAAAGACGACACGTAAACGCGAACGGGACCACGTGGTGATCGAAGACGCCGCACGTTCCACGCCGACGATGACTCGAATCGGGCTGTCGCCCGCGAAAATCGTCCACTTATCGCGCGGTAGCCGGAACCGTCCGGGCCGCGCCGAACACACAGCCCGCTCCGAGTATCGCACCGACCCCGGCGACGGCGAGGGCGGGCGTGTAACTCCCGACCGTATCGAACGTCAGCCCGGCCAGGGGCGGGGCCAGCAGGCCCGCAAACGCGAAGGAGACGGACATGGCTGCGAACAGCGTGTTGAGGTTGTGGCTGCCGAACAGGTCCGCGACCTGTGGCGAAACGAGTCCGCCACAGCCCCCGTATCCGACGCCGAACAGGACCATCAGTCCCGCGAAGGCGCCCGTTCGGATCGACCGCGCGCCGATCCATTCGATACTTCCCAGACCGAGCGTCGCGATCCCGACCAGGCACGCGCACACGAGAAACGTTCGCGTTCGTCCGAAGCGATCCGACACGGTGCCGACACTGAGCCGCGTCACCGTGGTCGTCAGTCCGATGATCGTGATCGCGCCCACGGCGATCGATCGCCCGATACCGATTTCGGAGGCGTAGAGGACGATGTGGCTCAAGACGACGTATACCGGCGCGAAAACGAACACCCAGCCCACGAACGCGAGGGCGAACGGGAGTGACGCGATAATCGCCCGTCTGCTCCGGACGCCCTCGGTTGCCCCGTCGGCACGCGTCGGCCCGGACTCAGCCGCGTCGAATTCGACGCTCGTCTCCGCGGCGACCGTCTCGGGGTCGTCCGCAAACAACACCGTCACGACGGACATGATCACGCCGACGCCGCCGGCGATCACGAGCATCGCTTCTCCCCAGCCGAACAGCGAGATGAAGTGATCCGCGACCGGCGGGACGACGACGAGACCGACGCCGAGTCCCGCCGACGCGAGGCCGGCAGCCGTTCCGCGTCGTCGGTCGAACCACAGCGGGATAGTGGCGTACGCGACGACGTACAGGCCGGCCATCCCGACCGCCGTCACCACGCCGAAGGCCGCGAGGAGTTCGGCGTACGAGCGCGCGAACGCCGTCCAGACGAACCCGGCGGTCAACACGACCGTGGAACCGGCGACCACGCGTCGTTGTCCGTGCCGATCGACGAGCCAGCCGGCCACGACGCCGACGACGTATATGAACACGGTCTGAATGCCGAAGACGAGCGCGAGAACGGACCGCGAGACGGCGAATTCGTCGACGAAGGCCTCGTAAAAGACGCCGAACGCGTAACTCCCGCCGAACACGACCATCGTCATCAGCAGACACCCCGCCGCGATCACCCACCCGTAGTATATCCGTCGCGAGAGAACGAGTCTCGGGTCGGGGGTCATACACGGTACCACCGAGTCCTGCGGGATAATCGTTCCCGTTTCACTGTGACCGCAGCGAGACCGTCCCGTCTCCGTACCGATGCCGACGGCCGTCGGTCGGCTCCCGTGACCTGCTCACGGGCGCGCATGTCGAGGCCGATCCGTCGGTGTCTCGCCGACCTACTCCCGGTCGTACGTCTCGATCCGCTCGTCGTCCGGCTCCCAGCCGACGAACGCGGTCTCCGGCTGTAACTCGAGCGCGTCGATGACGACGGCGGTGCCGAGGTAGTGGCCGACCAGCGACGCGATCCCCGCGACCGTCTCCTCGTCGAACTGGTCCTCGATCAGATCGTGTGCGTCGTCGTCGACCTCCCGGCGAGCGGCCCGTCGTGCGTACTCGAGCAACGCGGTGTCGGCGGGGTCGAACGCGTCGAAACGGCCGGCGCTAATCGCTCTGATCTCCTCGTGCTCGACGCCGACGTCGCGGGCGAGTCCGACGTGCTGGTGCCACTCGTACTCGTTGTCCAGTTCTCGAGCGACCGCCAGGATCGCCAACTCGACGTCCCGCGAGGGGAGGCCGGCGTGTTTCCACAGCGCGGTCCCGTGGCGCATGTACGTCTGAAGGACCGGCGGGTTCGCGCCGATGGCCTGTAACAGTTCGCGTTCGCCGAGTGCGTCTTCGCCGAGGAGATACTGGTACTCCTCCGGAAGGTCCGACTGTCGCGGCAGCGTGATGCGAGCCATAGGTGACAGGGCTCGCAAATCGACTTAATTCTTCGGTCTCCCCCGATTCGAGGATCGTGCTGGAAGCGGGGTCGAGAGGAGGACAGGCGTCGAAACGGAAGCCGGAACTGGAACGAGAGAGACCGGAGGAACGGAAACCCGAGACTGGAGGCCGTAGAGACCGGAGGTACTGAAACCGGGACCGAGGGTGTCGTTTTCCGACCCGCACTCGAGTCGCACTCGCCGTCCGCTACCCGATGATACCCTCTTCTCGGAGTCGCTCGAGATCGGCGGCCGAGTAGCCGTGGCGCTCGAGGATCGAATCGGTGCTCTCGCCGAGTTCCTGGGGCGCCACCTCGAGTTGGGTGCCGAGGTGGGCGAAGTGGACGGGTTGGTCGATCACGTCCGCGTTTTCCCGGCCGTCGCGTTCCATGACCTGGTGGAGCTCGCGCTGTTCGACGTGTTCGTCCTCCCAGACCGTCTTCGTGTCGTAGATCGGGCCGGCGGGGACGCCCTCGTCGTGGAACCGATCGATCCAGTAGTCGCTCGATTCCGATTCCAGGATCGGTTCGATGATGTCGTCTAATTCCGTTCGGTTGTCGACCCGGCCGTCCATCGTGGCGAAGCGCTCGTCCTCGACGAGGTCCGGTCGGTCGATCGCGCGACAGAAATCGCGCCAGAACGACTGCGTTCCCGCGGCGACGACGATCGGTATATCGGCACAGTCGTACTTGCCGAACGGGAGGATCGACGGGTGGTGCGTCCCGAGACGAGGGAAGGGGTCGTCGAAGCCGAACGTGTACCCCGCGCGGGCGGTGAGCCACGTTATAGCGGCGTCCAACATGGGTACCTCTATCCACTCGCCGTCGATCCGACCCCGCTCTCTGGCGTACAACGCGGCGAGGACGCTCTGGCTGGCGTAGGACCCGGCGATGAGATCGCCGCTCGGAAGGCCAGACCACAGCGGTTGCCCGCCTTCTTCACCCGTGATACTCATGATCCCGCTCATACCCTGGATCAGCATATCCCACGCTGGGAGTTCCTCGTACGGGCTGTTGCGGCCGAATCCGGATATCGAACAGTAGATGAGGTCGGGATTCAGTTCGGACACGGTGTCGTACCCGAGTCCGAACGATTCGGCGCGACCGGGTTTCGTACTCTCGATGAACACGTCGGCGTCGGCGACGAGACGCTGGGCCGCCTCCTGTCCCGCGTCGCTTTTGAGGTCGATAGCGACGCTGTACTTGTTCCGATTCAGCGTGTCGAAGTAGGCGGGCCGTGGCTGAATAGACCGACTTCGATCGCCGCGGCCGACGGCTTCGATCTTGATCACTTCCGCCCCGAGGTCGCCGAGTGCCATCGTCGCGAACGGGCCGGCGGCGACCTGGGTCAGATCGACGACAGTGATCCCTTCGAGGGGTAATACGTCAGTTTCCGGGGAATTCGCTGACTCCATACCCGTCCCTATTCTCGAGTTCGGGTAAGTGTTTGGGAATTACCCACACCGGCCGTCGTCGCTCTCGAGCGAAACCGACGTGGAGAAGAACGGCTACTCCGCGAGTTCGAACTGATAGAGCTGCTGGCCGTCGCGTTCCTCCCAGGTCATCGTGACCGAGTCACCGACCGAAACGTCGCCCGGATCCGCGAGGACGTTCGCCATCACCGTCACGTCGGTTTCGGCCCCCATCGTGACGAGTGCGACGACGTACGGCGTGTCCGCTTCGAACGCCTCCGTCGGCGCACGGTGAACGACGGTGAACGATTCGACGGTCCCGGTCCCGTCCAGTTCGACCTCCTCGAAGTCCGTGTGCCAGCAGTTCGGGCAGGCCGCCGCCGGGTAGAACCGCTCCGTTCCGCAGTCGGTGCATCGCTGGACGACGAATCGGTCTTCGTTACAGGCCTCCCAGAATCTGGCGGTGTCTTCGGACGGCGTCGGAACGGGTTTGTCGCTCATGTTACCACGCCTCCATGAGCAGCGTCGCGTTCGTAGACAGGACGCCGCCGACACCGTGGGCGAGCGCGACATCCGTCTCGACCTGCGTCTCCGCGGCCTCTCCGCGAATCTGTCTCGCAGCTTCGAGGATGTGGAAGACGCCGGCGCCGGCGTAGGAGAGTTCCCCGCCGTGCGTGTTCACCGGCAGGTCGCCGTCGACCGTGATCCCCCGCTCGCGGACGAACGAACCGCCCTCGCCCTTCTCGCAGAATCCGAGATCCTCGAGCAGCATGAGCGGCGTGATCGAGAAGCAGTCGTACAACTGCGCGACGTCGACGTCGTCGGGCGTTCGGTCGGCCATTTCGAACGCCGTGGAACCGCTTTCGACGGCGGGACTGTACAGCAGATCGTTTCGCCGGTGGATGTACTCGGAGCCGTGTCCCTCCCCGTAGCCCGTGAGTTCGACGGGGGCGCGGGTGTCCGCCGCGGCGTCGGCCGAGGAAACGACGACGGCACCGGCACAGTCGCTGATCAGCGCACACTCCAGTTTGTGAAGCGGCGAGGAGATCAATCCCGAGGAGAGCACATCCTCGACCTCGATCGGATCGGTCTGCTGTCCCTTCCCCCGCATCGACGCGTGTTCGCGACAGGCGACCGAGACCGTCGCGAGTTCCTCCGCGGTGGTCCCGTACTCCGCCATGTGCTTTCGGGCGATGAGCGCGTACAACGACGGAACCATCGGACCGAACGGATTTTCGAACTCGGGGTGGCCGACTTCCGTCGCGAGGTTACTCACCCCGTCCCCTTTCGAGAACCCGGTGCGCCGATTGTCGCCGAACGCGATCACGACGTTTTCACACTGTCCCTGCCGGATCGCGTTCGCGGCGTGGCACACGCCCACGAACGGCGTGGCGCCGCCGAGACGAAGGCTCTCGTTGTACGAGAGATTCAGGCCGAGGTAATCCGCGACGACCGTGCTGTGCATCAATTTCGGGTCGACGAGCGAGTACCCGGTCACGAGCCCGTCGATATCGTCTTTCTCGAGTCCGGCGTCGTCGACCGCCTCGAGACAGGCGGTCGCATAGAGGTTGATCGAATCCATATCCGGGGTACTCCCGATCGGAGACTCACCGATACCCGTCACTGCGACCCGTTGTGTCGATCCCATACACGCTATTCCAGCACATATATACATAATTCTTGTTGAAGAACGCGTCTCGGTCCAAAAAGCGGGTCACACGTCGTGGTACCGGTCGAATCGGTCGGCGCGACGAGGCAGGGAATCCGGTCGGCTACTCGTCGCCGTACTGGACCATTTTCCGGTGGTCCCAGACGACACAGACGTCGTCGTCCTGGTTGTAGACGGTCGTTTTGAGCGTGACGACGCCGCCTTTCTCCTTCTCCTCGAGGTCCGTTACCTCCTGGACCGTTCGAACGGTATCGCCCGGGAAAACGGGGTTCGGGAATCGCATGTTATCGATTCCGTAGAGACCGATGACGGTTCCTTCCGAATAGCCGATGTGCGTCGTCAGGCCGAGTCCGATGCTGAACACGAGCGGACCGTGGGCGATTCGCGTTCCGAACATCGTGTCCTCGGCGTACTCCTCGCTGACGTGAATCTCGTTGTAGTCCCCCGAGAGACCCGCGAAGAACGTCACGTCGGCCTCCGTGACGGTTCGGGTCCTCGATTCGAACGTCTCCCCCATCTCGAACTCTTCGAAGTATTTGCCTGTCATCCACTCGCACAATGCCGACGGAAGCGCATATAGACTTTGGTCTCCCCGAGTTCGGTTGTGTCATGGCACCTCACGGAATGGCTTATCAGGACTGGTGTGCCTCACGGCATATGTCGTGGCAACTCGCCGAGTTCCCGACGTGCTGGACCGGAAGCCGGCCGTCGGCGGATCGACGCACAACGTCCCGCCGTACGGGTCGACGGCCGACAGCCGGTCTCGAATCTGCCGTTTGTCGAGGATGGGCACCGTCTCCCGGAAGTCCTCAGCCGATTCGATCGCCGCCAATTCCGCACGATCCACGTCCGCAACCGCACACCTGTCTTGCCAGATCGACGCGTTCTCGAGAACGTACATCGCCTGCTCTCGGAGTTCGGCCGCTTGCAGTCTGTGCAGGTCGGCTTTGGCAATCGTTTCGGCCGCCGGATTCCAGTAGTAATTCGGCATATGTTAACTCACCACAGGTTCGGGTAAGTCATCCCGGTAAACCTACTTAGGCTTTTCTCGGCCTGTGGTGGATACTCCCGGGGGCTGTGACGGAGGAGCGACAGCGACCCCACTCACGACGAGAAGCGGAAACGAACGTACGAGCGAAACCGGGCCGGCGAATCACCGCCTACGAACTGTCGGCGACCAGGACCTTGTGGACGTAGGTCAAAACCAGGGTGTCGTCCTGCGTGTGGGTTTCGGTCCTGAGGGCGACGACGCCGCCGCAATCCCTCGACTCAGTTTCGATTACCTCCTGTGTTACCTGCAACGTGTCGCCGATGTAGACCGGGTTCGGGAACCGGACCCCGTCCATGCCGTAAAAGGCCCTGATGGTTTCCCGAAACGGACTGGCGGCGGTGATCAGCCCGGCCGTGCAGGTCAACGTGAGGAACCCGTTCGCTATCCGCTCGCCGTAGCCCGTGTCTTCGCACCAGGTTTTGCTCACGTGGCTCTCGTGGTAGGCGCCCATGAGTCCCTCGAAGAGGGTGAACTCGGACTCGGTCACGGTTCGCGTACGAGACGTGAACGTGTCGCCGACGGCCAGGTCTTCGAAGCCCACGGATTCCGTCATCGAGACACCACCGTCTCCTCGCTGCATCCCGAAGTGCCGTCGTCTGTGACGTACTCGATCATGTTCAATACGACTTCGGGAGATCCAGTACGTGTTCGCCGACGTAGTTCAGGATCATCTGCTGTGAGACGGGCGCGATCTCCTGGAGGCGCATCTCCCGCCAGAATCGCTCTACCTCCGAGTCTTTCATGTACCCGCTCCCGCCGAGGGTCTGGATCGCACGGTTTGCCGCCTTGGTCCCCCACTCGCTCGCGACGAAGTTCGCCGCGTTCGATTCGAAGCCACAGGGCTCGTCGTGGTCGTACTTCCAGGCCGCTTTTCGGTTCGCGGCGTCTGCCGTCTCGAGGTGAATCTTCGCCTCGGCGAGGGGGAACTGAACCCCCTGATTCTTCCCGATCGGGCGGTCGAACACGACCCGATCCGACGCGTAGTCCGACGCCAGGTCGAGGACGTAATTGCCCGCACCGATACACGCCGCGGCGACGATCATCCGTTCCGGGTTGAGAATGTCGAGAATGCTCGGCCACCCGTCGTCGATCGGGCCCAGCGACGACCCCTCCGGCACCCGTATCTCGTTGATATACACGTGGCTGGTGTCGGTGTAGTTCAGCCCGAGTTTGTCCAGAGGCGTGACCTCGATGTCGACGTCGTGGGCGTTTCGGTCGACGAGGAACATGGACATCCCGTCCGTTCGGGTATCACCGGACGGTTCGCTCGTCCGCGCCATGACGAGCATGAGATCGGCTCGAGACGCGTTCGAGATGTACGTCTTTTCTCCCCGAATGACCCACTCGTCGCCGTCTTTCTCCGCGGTCGTCTCCATCGAGAGGGTGTCGAACCCGGTTTGGGGTTCGGTGAGGAAAAATGCCGAGTTCAGCTCTCCGTTGGCGAGTTTCGGGAGGTACGTTTCCTTCTGGGCCTCCGTCCCGTTGCGAACGAGTGGAATCGTCACGAGACTGTGGACGATGTAGACGAAGGCAGCGCCGTAACCGGCTCCGGTCTGGGTCATCGCCTTGACCATGGTGAGTTCTTCGCGCATCGATCCGCCGGCACCGCCGTACTCCTCGGGGATTCGAAGGCCGAGCCAACCGCCCTCGTCGAGCCGGTCCCAGAACTCCGACGGGAACTCGTGGGCGGCGTCGTGTTCTCTCCAGTACGCTTCGTCGAGTCCGTCGAGCGCCTCGGTGACGGAGTCGTAAATCATCCGTTCCTCCGCGGTTCTATCGAATGTCATCGTGTATGTTCCTCCGTGGTGGAGTCACAGCTCATGTTTCGTCCCACGGCGGGTGAATCACAGCCTTCGTCCACGAGTACAACGTCTCCCTGATACTGTAAAGATTACTCCGCGCGGGTGGAGACGTTCGGAGCGCGCCCGGACGGCGCCGCGGCGTTCGAGTGGTATCGGTCGTCGACGACGGATCGTTCGACCTCGAGACCGTCGACGATCTCGATCTCGTCCATCGTAACGAGCAGTTCCTCCGAGAGGCTCCGGCGGATCTCGGCGGGTGACGGCGCCTCCGATTCGTCGCCGCCGACGCGGAGTTCGATGCGATCGGTGTCGGTCCCCTCTCGACGGAGCACGAACTGGACGCTGGAGGCATCGAGTCCGTCGTATCCAGCGAGATGAAGCGCGGCCTGCGACGGATAGAGTTTCACGCACTTTCCCTCGTGCATGTCGTCGGTGCGACTCATCACACCGTTGGGGAGGTGCTGGCCCTCGTGGCCGCAGCGACAGCGAGTCCAGGTCGGCAGGGTCGAGGTCGCCCGCCTCGAGTTCCTCCCGATAGAACGGATACTACCGATTACGAGACAGTTGGTCCCGCAAGTCCTCGATAAGTCCCTCCATGGCTAGTGGGAAGCGTAAGCACGGCATAAACATTCGGGGGACGCAGAGTGATAGTGAGGGCGCACTAGGCGTTGGCAGGTGCTGGCGGCCGGAATGCGTGGATTTTGCGTCCCCAATTGTTGGTGTGAGGTTTTCGAAGTTAACTCTACCGGGGAATTGCACCATCAGCAACTGAAAGACGTTCCGACCATCGCCAGACTCCGTCCATCGCTCGTTTTCTGTCGCCACCTCGTTTCGATCAGCGTCCCGCTTCGGGTGTCGCTCGGTTTCGGCCGCCTCCGACGGTCGATTCGGTGCATATCCCGCCGCGGTCAGACGGTGCATATAACTCATTGCGTTCCGTAGCCCGACGTATCCGCTATGCAACCACTGAGAGGGATTGACGTACTCGACTTTACGCAGTCTATCGCCGGTCCGATCTGTACGCAGTCGTTGGCCGTCCTCGGAGCGAACGTCGTGAAGGTCGAACCGCCCGAAGGGGACGCATTCAGGCCCCTCATCGACGGCTCTATGTTCGCGTCGTGTAATCGCGGCAAACGAAGCATCAGCCTCGACCTGAAGAGCGACTCGGGACGAGCGATCGCTCGCGACCTGGCGGCCGACGCGGACGTCGTCGTCGAGAGTTTCCGACCCGGTGTGATGGAACGGTTCGATCTGGGCTACGGTGACCTCCTCGAAGAAAACGAGGACCTCGTCTACTGCTCCATCACGGGATTCGGACAGGACGGGCCGTACGAACAATATCCCGCGTACGACCCGGTCGCACAGGCGATGTCGGGACTCATGAGCGTCACCGGCGACACCGACGGCGACCCGGTCCGCGTCGGAACCAGCGCCATCGATTATACGACCGGGCTGACGGGTGCCATGCTCGTCATGGGCGGACTGATCCGCCCCGGATCGGACGGCGGGACGCACATCGACCTCTCGCTGTTCGACGTCGCCACGACGTGGATGGGCTACTGGGTCGCACACTACACCTCGACGGACGACCTTCCCAAACGAGCGGGTGCGGGTCTTTACGGGATGTCTCCCTACGGTATTTTTGAAGCCGGCGACGGGCGGCCGTTCTACCTCGCGACGGCGTCGGAGAAACTGTACCGACGACTCTGTCGGACCATAGAGCGGGAAGACCTGCTCGAGGACGACCGCTTCGA
Proteins encoded:
- a CDS encoding CaiB/BaiF CoA transferase family protein; this encodes MTTTESTSQLPLSGITVVELGNLVAAPFAGLMLGDLGADVIKVERPGTGDMIRQSGDSGDAIFTALNRNKRSVAIDLQTDAGREAYLELVSRADIVIENLRSGVTDRLGIGYDDLSEERDDLIYVSIGGFLQGGPYEDRPGMDVVGQAMSGMMRMTGFPGDKPLRGGTSIIDIGTGVYGAFGAMLALWMREATGTGQKIDAGLFETASHWTHYWTIFSQLFGDHPPLGTSHPAFGLYDVFETEPDEWLFVGVITKRHWPAFCEAIDAPALLEDDRFGTNEKRQENDEVLYDLIQEALRGRDRSAIVEALLDGGVPAAPINHPSELLDDPHLDALDLLVETQSGTDADVQAMLTPLTGTDIDVSHRRDPPSLGENTAAVFESFGLGDRYADLEADGAFGDASKDDT
- a CDS encoding MFS transporter, which produces MTPDPRLVLSRRIYYGWVIAAGCLLMTMVVFGGSYAFGVFYEAFVDEFAVSRSVLALVFGIQTVFIYVVGVVAGWLVDRHGQRRVVAGSTVVLTAGFVWTAFARSYAELLAAFGVVTAVGMAGLYVVAYATIPLWFDRRRGTAAGLASAGLGVGLVVVPPVADHFISLFGWGEAMLVIAGGVGVIMSVVTVLFADDPETVAAETSVEFDAAESGPTRADGATEGVRSRRAIIASLPFALAFVGWVFVFAPVYVVLSHIVLYASEIGIGRSIAVGAITIIGLTTTVTRLSVGTVSDRFGRTRTFLVCACLVGIATLGLGSIEWIGARSIRTGAFAGLMVLFGVGYGGCGGLVSPQVADLFGSHNLNTLFAAMSVSFAFAGLLAPPLAGLTFDTVGSYTPALAVAGVGAILGAGCVFGAARTVPATAR
- a CDS encoding carboxymuconolactone decarboxylase family protein; amino-acid sequence: MARITLPRQSDLPEEYQYLLGEDALGERELLQAIGANPPVLQTYMRHGTALWKHAGLPSRDVELAILAVARELDNEYEWHQHVGLARDVGVEHEEIRAISAGRFDAFDPADTALLEYARRAARREVDDDAHDLIEDQFDEETVAGIASLVGHYLGTAVVIDALELQPETAFVGWEPDDERIETYDRE
- a CDS encoding CaiB/BaiF CoA transferase family protein encodes the protein MESANSPETDVLPLEGITVVDLTQVAAGPFATMALGDLGAEVIKIEAVGRGDRSRSIQPRPAYFDTLNRNKYSVAIDLKSDAGQEAAQRLVADADVFIESTKPGRAESFGLGYDTVSELNPDLIYCSISGFGRNSPYEELPAWDMLIQGMSGIMSITGEEGGQPLWSGLPSGDLIAGSYASQSVLAALYARERGRIDGEWIEVPMLDAAITWLTARAGYTFGFDDPFPRLGTHHPSILPFGKYDCADIPIVVAAGTQSFWRDFCRAIDRPDLVEDERFATMDGRVDNRTELDDIIEPILESESSDYWIDRFHDEGVPAGPIYDTKTVWEDEHVEQRELHQVMERDGRENADVIDQPVHFAHLGTQLEVAPQELGESTDSILERHGYSAADLERLREEGIIG
- a CDS encoding Zn-ribbon domain-containing OB-fold protein produces the protein MSDKPVPTPSEDTARFWEACNEDRFVVQRCTDCGTERFYPAAACPNCWHTDFEEVELDGTGTVESFTVVHRAPTEAFEADTPYVVALVTMGAETDVTVMANVLADPGDVSVGDSVTMTWEERDGQQLYQFELAE
- a CDS encoding thiolase C-terminal domain-containing protein produces the protein MGSTQRVAVTGIGESPIGSTPDMDSINLYATACLEAVDDAGLEKDDIDGLVTGYSLVDPKLMHSTVVADYLGLNLSYNESLRLGGATPFVGVCHAANAIRQGQCENVVIAFGDNRRTGFSKGDGVSNLATEVGHPEFENPFGPMVPSLYALIARKHMAEYGTTAEELATVSVACREHASMRGKGQQTDPIEVEDVLSSGLISSPLHKLECALISDCAGAVVVSSADAAADTRAPVELTGYGEGHGSEYIHRRNDLLYSPAVESGSTAFEMADRTPDDVDVAQLYDCFSITPLMLLEDLGFCEKGEGGSFVRERGITVDGDLPVNTHGGELSYAGAGVFHILEAARQIRGEAAETQVETDVALAHGVGGVLSTNATLLMEAW
- a CDS encoding MaoC/PaaZ C-terminal domain-containing protein, with translation MTGKYFEEFEMGETFESRTRTVTEADVTFFAGLSGDYNEIHVSEEYAEDTMFGTRIAHGPLVFSIGLGLTTHIGYSEGTVIGLYGIDNMRFPNPVFPGDTVRTVQEVTDLEEKEKGGVVTLKTTVYNQDDDVCVVWDHRKMVQYGDE
- a CDS encoding MaoC/PaaZ C-terminal domain-containing protein, whose translation is MTESVGFEDLAVGDTFTSRTRTVTESEFTLFEGLMGAYHESHVSKTWCEDTGYGERIANGFLTLTCTAGLITAASPFRETIRAFYGMDGVRFPNPVYIGDTLQVTQEVIETESRDCGGVVALRTETHTQDDTLVLTYVHKVLVADSS
- a CDS encoding acyl-CoA dehydrogenase family protein produces the protein MTFDRTAEERMIYDSVTEALDGLDEAYWREHDAAHEFPSEFWDRLDEGGWLGLRIPEEYGGAGGSMREELTMVKAMTQTGAGYGAAFVYIVHSLVTIPLVRNGTEAQKETYLPKLANGELNSAFFLTEPQTGFDTLSMETTAEKDGDEWVIRGEKTYISNASRADLMLVMARTSEPSGDTRTDGMSMFLVDRNAHDVDIEVTPLDKLGLNYTDTSHVYINEIRVPEGSSLGPIDDGWPSILDILNPERMIVAAACIGAGNYVLDLASDYASDRVVFDRPIGKNQGVQFPLAEAKIHLETADAANRKAAWKYDHDEPCGFESNAANFVASEWGTKAANRAIQTLGGSGYMKDSEVERFWREMRLQEIAPVSQQMILNYVGEHVLDLPKSY
- a CDS encoding CaiB/BaiF CoA transferase family protein, which translates into the protein MQPLRGIDVLDFTQSIAGPICTQSLAVLGANVVKVEPPEGDAFRPLIDGSMFASCNRGKRSISLDLKSDSGRAIARDLAADADVVVESFRPGVMERFDLGYGDLLEENEDLVYCSITGFGQDGPYEQYPAYDPVAQAMSGLMSVTGDTDGDPVRVGTSAIDYTTGLTGAMLVMGGLIRPGSDGGTHIDLSLFDVATTWMGYWVAHYTSTDDLPKRAGAGLYGMSPYGIFEAGDGRPFYLATASEKLYRRLCRTIEREDLLEDDRFETAADRWDNREVLRAELESAFGQYDRRELVELLAGSGVPAGPLQSIDELVEDDPHADHRDLFVDTYNQWLETECRTTRMPFRFADGSLEAASPPPRKGEHTRAVLGEYGYDDETITDLLDADVLRESS